Proteins found in one Balearica regulorum gibbericeps isolate bBalReg1 chromosome 17, bBalReg1.pri, whole genome shotgun sequence genomic segment:
- the LOC104633649 gene encoding serotransferrin-2-like isoform X1, with the protein MKTVVLIVLIIFALLSSETKIILTNFLLGRGKKFRWCTLSDLEQRKCAELSKALMAVVPLATVNSFARISCIRAHNTYDCIDKIRANKADAASLDAGDVYSAVKLYGLTVVAKEIYDQGNCVFAVAIAKRGTLDVQRLRGVRSCHNGARWTSGWNIPLGFLLARNDLSWDEAQPLSQVISEYFNASCIPGVGVAAPRLCALCQGQKSYVRDKNHFCETSSNEPFYDSEGAFRCLKNGVADVAFLDHLAIVSATESEQQEYELLCPDGTTAELTEYTTCNLGKGPGRGIITRHNFQKITNKFLTMIQRLFGRKGKERTRFELFTSAPFGGKNLLFQDATQHLQLLEEQLEIAYILGLDYVALLKGLGHEGSSLDNSVVRWCCISDAELRKCEEWALSIKSDPLVCVQATSMTKCIEMIKSSEADAVTLDATHVYIAGRCGLVPVAAECYGGGCAPAAKSMEEAGKQIHPKRKALPPVYAVALAKKNAKQINIHNLRGRRSCHSHLYSPGGWLLLSKYTVGALENNTENCDIGSVYQNYFWKGCMPGADGNLCKVCIGDSEVEGARVSSRCAASHNERYYGNMGALRCLVGNPSGRSFGDVAFLEHSNLLQNIENLDSSGWAKGYTPLDFELLCPDGTRAAVTEWAGCNLGPIPPSTVMTRPVTVAKIYDFLMKSQESLGSKPDSEFHLFQSWKYGESDLLFKDTTQYLVHASHMSYQEILGAYFFQLAESVFNCTPAGILDFCKQDICASTSN; encoded by the exons ATGAAGACAGTGGTTTTAATTGTCCTAATCAtctttgctttgctgtcttCAG AAACAAAGATAATTCTTACTAACTTCCTGCTTGGAAGAG GGAAGAAATTCCGATGGTGCACCCTCTCGGACCTAGAACAGAGAAAGTGTGCTGAACTGTCCAAAGCACTTATGGCTGTGGTGCCCCTTGCTACTGTCAATTCGTTTGCTAGAATTTCTTGCATCAGAGCCCACAATACATATGACTGCATTGATAAAATCAGG gCAAATAAAGCAGATGCTGCCTCCTTGGATGCTGGAGATGTTTACTCTGCTGTGAAGCTGTATGGTTTGACAGTGGTAGCAAAGGAGATCTATGATCAAG GAAATTGTGTGTTTGCTGTGGCCATTGCCAAACGAGGAACTCTGGATGTCCAGAGGCTACGAGGTGTGCGCAGCTGCCACAATGGAGCCAGATGGACATCAGGCTGGAATATTCCACTTGGCTTTCTCCTTGCAAGAAATGATCTTTCCTGGGATGAGGCACAACCTCTGAGCCAAG TAATCAGTGAGTATTTCAATGCAAGTTGCATCCCTGGGGTGGGTGTTGCTGCTCCTCGACTGTGTGCTCTCTGTCAAGGGCAAAAGTCCTATGTCAGAGACAAGAACCACTTCTGTGAGACAAGCAGTAATGAACCCTTCTATGACTCTGAGGGAGCCTTCAG GTGCTTGAAGAATGGAGTGGCAGATGTCGCCTTTTTAGATCATCTAGCcattgtgagtgccacag AGTCAGAACAACAGGAATATGAACTGTTATGTCCTGATGGGACTACAGCTGAGCTGACTGAATACACCACATGTAACTTGGGCAAGGGGCCTGGCCGTGGCATCATCACCCGCCACAACTTCCAGAAGATCACCAACAAATTTCTTACCATGATCCAA CGCCTCTTTGGGcgaaagggaaaggaaagaaccAGGTTTGAACTCTTCACTTCAGCACCCTTTGGGGGAAAGAACCTGCTGTTCCAGGATGCCACTCAGCACCTGCAGCTTCTTGAGGAGCAGCTAGAGATTGCCTATATCCTTGGTCTGGATTATGTAGCTCTCCTTAAGGGACTTGGCCATGAAG GGAGCTCTTTGGACAACAGTGTTGTGCGCTGGTGCTGCATCAGTGACGCTGAGCTTCGCAAATGTGAGGAGTGGGCACTGAGCATCAAATCAGACCCATTGGTCTGTGTCCAAGCAACTTCCATGACCAAATGCATTGAAATGATCAAG AGTAGTGAGGCTGATGCAGTGACCCTGGACGCAACACATGTCTACATTGCAGGGAGGTGTGGGTTGGTGCCTGTAGCTGCGGAATGTTATG GGGGAGGTTGTGCCCCAGCTGCTAAGAGCATGGAGGAAGCAGGGAAACAAATTCATCCTAAGCGCAAAG CACTGCCACCAGTTTATGCTGTTGCCCTAGCTAAGAAAAATGCCAAACAGATTAACATCCATAACCTTAGGGGAAGGCGATCCTGCCACAGTCACCTGTATAGTCCTGGAGGATGGTTACTGCTTTCCAAATACACAGTGGGAGCTCTGGAGAACAATACTGAGAACTGTGACATTGGCTCTG TTTATCAGAATTACTTTTGGAAGGGCTGCATGCCAGGAGCGGATGGAAACCTGTGCAAGGTGTGCATTGGAGACAGTGAGGTGGAAGGGGCTCGAGTATCTAGCAGATGTGCTGCAAGTCACAACGAACGTTACTATGGCAATATGGGAGCACTCAG GTGCCTAGTTGGCAATCCCAGTGGAAGAAGCTTTGGAGATGTAGCTTTCCTGGAACACTCTAACCTACTCCAGAACATAGAGA ATCTGGACAGCTCTGGTTGGGCAAAAGGTTATACCCCTCTTGACTTTGAACTCTTGTGTCCGGATGGAACACGTGCTGCTGTCACAGAATGGGCAGGCTGTAACCTCGGCCCCATTCCCCCCAGCACAGTCATGACTCGACCGGTCACTGTCGCTAAAATCTATGACTTTCTAATGAAATCCCAG GAATCTCTGGGAAGCAAACCGGATTCTGAATTCCATCTCTTTCAGTCTTGGAAGTATGGTGAAAGTGATCTGCTTTTCAAAGATACTACTCAGTACCTTGTTCACGCAAGTCACATGAGCTATCAGGAAATTCTTGGAGCGTATTTCTTTCAACTGGCAGAATCAGTGTTTAATTGTACACCTGCAG GCATCTTAGACTTCTGCAAACAGGATATCTGTGCATCCACATCGAACTGA
- the LOC104633649 gene encoding serotransferrin-2-like isoform X2, whose product MKTVVLIVLIIFALLSSGKKFRWCTLSDLEQRKCAELSKALMAVVPLATVNSFARISCIRAHNTYDCIDKIRANKADAASLDAGDVYSAVKLYGLTVVAKEIYDQGNCVFAVAIAKRGTLDVQRLRGVRSCHNGARWTSGWNIPLGFLLARNDLSWDEAQPLSQVISEYFNASCIPGVGVAAPRLCALCQGQKSYVRDKNHFCETSSNEPFYDSEGAFRCLKNGVADVAFLDHLAIVSATESEQQEYELLCPDGTTAELTEYTTCNLGKGPGRGIITRHNFQKITNKFLTMIQRLFGRKGKERTRFELFTSAPFGGKNLLFQDATQHLQLLEEQLEIAYILGLDYVALLKGLGHEGSSLDNSVVRWCCISDAELRKCEEWALSIKSDPLVCVQATSMTKCIEMIKSSEADAVTLDATHVYIAGRCGLVPVAAECYGGGCAPAAKSMEEAGKQIHPKRKALPPVYAVALAKKNAKQINIHNLRGRRSCHSHLYSPGGWLLLSKYTVGALENNTENCDIGSVYQNYFWKGCMPGADGNLCKVCIGDSEVEGARVSSRCAASHNERYYGNMGALRCLVGNPSGRSFGDVAFLEHSNLLQNIENLDSSGWAKGYTPLDFELLCPDGTRAAVTEWAGCNLGPIPPSTVMTRPVTVAKIYDFLMKSQESLGSKPDSEFHLFQSWKYGESDLLFKDTTQYLVHASHMSYQEILGAYFFQLAESVFNCTPAGILDFCKQDICASTSN is encoded by the exons ATGAAGACAGTGGTTTTAATTGTCCTAATCAtctttgctttgctgtcttCAG GGAAGAAATTCCGATGGTGCACCCTCTCGGACCTAGAACAGAGAAAGTGTGCTGAACTGTCCAAAGCACTTATGGCTGTGGTGCCCCTTGCTACTGTCAATTCGTTTGCTAGAATTTCTTGCATCAGAGCCCACAATACATATGACTGCATTGATAAAATCAGG gCAAATAAAGCAGATGCTGCCTCCTTGGATGCTGGAGATGTTTACTCTGCTGTGAAGCTGTATGGTTTGACAGTGGTAGCAAAGGAGATCTATGATCAAG GAAATTGTGTGTTTGCTGTGGCCATTGCCAAACGAGGAACTCTGGATGTCCAGAGGCTACGAGGTGTGCGCAGCTGCCACAATGGAGCCAGATGGACATCAGGCTGGAATATTCCACTTGGCTTTCTCCTTGCAAGAAATGATCTTTCCTGGGATGAGGCACAACCTCTGAGCCAAG TAATCAGTGAGTATTTCAATGCAAGTTGCATCCCTGGGGTGGGTGTTGCTGCTCCTCGACTGTGTGCTCTCTGTCAAGGGCAAAAGTCCTATGTCAGAGACAAGAACCACTTCTGTGAGACAAGCAGTAATGAACCCTTCTATGACTCTGAGGGAGCCTTCAG GTGCTTGAAGAATGGAGTGGCAGATGTCGCCTTTTTAGATCATCTAGCcattgtgagtgccacag AGTCAGAACAACAGGAATATGAACTGTTATGTCCTGATGGGACTACAGCTGAGCTGACTGAATACACCACATGTAACTTGGGCAAGGGGCCTGGCCGTGGCATCATCACCCGCCACAACTTCCAGAAGATCACCAACAAATTTCTTACCATGATCCAA CGCCTCTTTGGGcgaaagggaaaggaaagaaccAGGTTTGAACTCTTCACTTCAGCACCCTTTGGGGGAAAGAACCTGCTGTTCCAGGATGCCACTCAGCACCTGCAGCTTCTTGAGGAGCAGCTAGAGATTGCCTATATCCTTGGTCTGGATTATGTAGCTCTCCTTAAGGGACTTGGCCATGAAG GGAGCTCTTTGGACAACAGTGTTGTGCGCTGGTGCTGCATCAGTGACGCTGAGCTTCGCAAATGTGAGGAGTGGGCACTGAGCATCAAATCAGACCCATTGGTCTGTGTCCAAGCAACTTCCATGACCAAATGCATTGAAATGATCAAG AGTAGTGAGGCTGATGCAGTGACCCTGGACGCAACACATGTCTACATTGCAGGGAGGTGTGGGTTGGTGCCTGTAGCTGCGGAATGTTATG GGGGAGGTTGTGCCCCAGCTGCTAAGAGCATGGAGGAAGCAGGGAAACAAATTCATCCTAAGCGCAAAG CACTGCCACCAGTTTATGCTGTTGCCCTAGCTAAGAAAAATGCCAAACAGATTAACATCCATAACCTTAGGGGAAGGCGATCCTGCCACAGTCACCTGTATAGTCCTGGAGGATGGTTACTGCTTTCCAAATACACAGTGGGAGCTCTGGAGAACAATACTGAGAACTGTGACATTGGCTCTG TTTATCAGAATTACTTTTGGAAGGGCTGCATGCCAGGAGCGGATGGAAACCTGTGCAAGGTGTGCATTGGAGACAGTGAGGTGGAAGGGGCTCGAGTATCTAGCAGATGTGCTGCAAGTCACAACGAACGTTACTATGGCAATATGGGAGCACTCAG GTGCCTAGTTGGCAATCCCAGTGGAAGAAGCTTTGGAGATGTAGCTTTCCTGGAACACTCTAACCTACTCCAGAACATAGAGA ATCTGGACAGCTCTGGTTGGGCAAAAGGTTATACCCCTCTTGACTTTGAACTCTTGTGTCCGGATGGAACACGTGCTGCTGTCACAGAATGGGCAGGCTGTAACCTCGGCCCCATTCCCCCCAGCACAGTCATGACTCGACCGGTCACTGTCGCTAAAATCTATGACTTTCTAATGAAATCCCAG GAATCTCTGGGAAGCAAACCGGATTCTGAATTCCATCTCTTTCAGTCTTGGAAGTATGGTGAAAGTGATCTGCTTTTCAAAGATACTACTCAGTACCTTGTTCACGCAAGTCACATGAGCTATCAGGAAATTCTTGGAGCGTATTTCTTTCAACTGGCAGAATCAGTGTTTAATTGTACACCTGCAG GCATCTTAGACTTCTGCAAACAGGATATCTGTGCATCCACATCGAACTGA